The genome window GTCGCAGGTGTTCGAGCGTGTGATGGAGAGGCTCGAAGGCACCGGTGGCCCGGTGTCTGCTTCCGGCATCGGCGATCCGGGTGACCGCGGTCTTGCGTTCCATGCCACCGTGTGTGCGCAGCACGAGCAGATGCATGCTGAGGCCTTCGGCTACAGCCGGCAGACGCTCGGGTATCCGGCGCTTCCGGCGGCTGGCCGAGGTCTGGTCGGCGGGGCGTCGGAGGCGGCGCATCCGCCAGGCACGCGCTCGGGCGGCCGCAGCCGTGGTGCCGAAGACGCATTCTTCGCCGGTGGCCCTTCCCGGCTCGGCGCAGAACCGGGCGCCAGCTTCGTGTATGACAACGAAAAGTGGGCGCATCGGGTCGCGGTGGCGCCGTTCGCGATGGCGCGGTGCGCGACTTCCGCCACCGAGTTCGCTGCCTTCGTCGACGACGGGGGCTACCGGCACCGGCACTGGTGGAGCGATGCGGGCTGGGCCTGGCGCACGGCTGCCGCTGCGCAGGCACCCGTGTACTGGCGCCCGATGCAGGAACGGCAGGGGTGGGAGATCCGGTGCCACGACGCCTGGCGGCCGCTCGAATCCGGAGAGCCGATGCTGCATGTCAATGCGCATGAAGCCGAGGCCTGGTGCCGGTGGGCCGGCCGCCGCCTGCCGACCGAAGCCGAATGGGAGTATGCGGCCTCGGTGGCCGGCGCAGGGGGCGGGACGCGGCGGCGGCATCCGTGGGGTTCGGCGGTGCCCGAACCGGGCAGGGCCAATCTCTGGTTCCCCGATATCGATCCCAGACCGGTGGCAGTCGACGCATTCCCGGCCGGCGACAGTCCGGATGGCTGTCGCCAGTTGACCGGTAATGTCTGGGAATGGACGGCGAGTGCCTTCGACGCGTATCCCGGCTTCACGCCTGACCCGTACCGTGAGTACTCCCAGCCGTGGTTCGGCAGCCACCGGGCGCTGCGCGGCGGCAGCTTTGCGACGGCAGCCTCGCTGATCCGCAATACCTGGCGGAACTTCTACACCCCGGAACGGCAAGATGTGTACGCCGGTTTCCGCACCTGCGCCCTGGATACGACGAAATGAAGCACCAGACGCTCTGGTACGTGCGCCGCGATGGCAAGCTGCTTGGTCCCCACCCGCGGCAGGTGGTGGTCGACTGTCTTCTGCTGGGACGATTCTCGTGGGACGATCCGGCCAGTCAGGATGGCCGCGTCTGGCAGCCACTCAAGATGCACTCGGAGATCCTGTCCGCGATCGAGCCGCTGTCGCGCACCCGTGCTCCGGCGCCGGCGCCGGGCGAAGCCCTTCCGGTCAGCTGGCACAGCGAACGTCTTGCGGCGGCGCGGCGCTGGGCTGACGACCGCACTGGCATCGATCGTCGTACCGGAGAGGAAGCCAGGACTGCCGTCGAGCTGGAGGCGGGCGGCGAGCGTCGGTCGTCCGACGAGCGGCGGCGGCAGCGCGAGCTGCTCCAGGTGGTGCTCTGGCGCCGGCTGCGGTGGAATCTCGCGCAGGCCTACGAGCGGTCCGCCACGCCGCTGCCGTGGGCGATCCTTGGCGTCGTCCTGGTGCTGGCTTTCGTGGGTGCCGCGTTGCTGCAGCGCGCGCCGGGTGCCATCGAGGTGTCGGTGGCCGCGCGAGCTGCGAACTGCAGTTCGCCTGCGGCACCGGGCGTCAACTGGGCCGGGTGCGAACGCGGTGCTGCCTCGCTCGCCGGCGCAAAACTGCAATCCGCAAGGCTGTCCGGGTCGCACTTTCCTGGGGCCGACCTGCGGCGCGCCGACCTCGCCTATGCCGACCTGTCGGGCGCACAGTTGTCTGGCGCGCGGCTGCGCCAGGCCCGCCTTTTCGGTGCCAACCTCTCGGGGGCCGACCTGGGGGCGGCCTCTCTCGACGGATCGGATCTTGGCTTCGCCGACCTGCGCAATGCCCGGATAGACGGTACGCGTTTCGACGAGGCACAGCTCGGCAATGCGATCTGGATCGACGGCCGCCGTTGTGCGCCGGCTTCGGTGGGTCGCTGCGACTGACGTTCACGGTTCGACCCTGGCGTTGGACCGACCCCGTGGGTTGCCTATTGCGGGCGTGGCGCCGAACTTCCGGTGTCGAGCAGCGCCGAGACGCGAAGGCACACCTTCCGCAAGCCGCGCCACAACCGCGGCAACAGCCACAGCATGATCCCAACGAAAACGAGGAGCAGTGCCAGGAACGCGGCCGGGTGGAACAGGGCCGCCCACAGCCCGCCGATCACCAGCGCGTCCTCGATGGTCGAGGCCGCAACGTTGCTGAACGGTTCGGGCGAGGTATTGATCAGGGCACGGCTCGCGGCCTTCGTGAAGTGAGCCCCTGACGCGAGCGCGCCTCCGGACAACATCGCTGCCAGCGTGACCGCGGAATCCGGCTGGCCGAGGCTGGCCGCCGCCAGCAGGGCCCCGGCCGGAATACGGATGAAGGTATGAACCGCGTCCCACAGCGAATCGAGGCCGGGTACCTTGTCCGCGGCGAACTCGAGCATGCACAGCAGCCCGCTCACCGCGATCATCAGCGGATGGCCCAGCCACTGCAGGCCGCCAGGCAGGTCGACGTATCCGAAGCGGCCGAGTGCGCCCGCGAAGAACAGCACCGCGTACAGGCGGATTCCGCTTGCCCAGGCGAGACCCGAGGCAAGTGCGAGGGTTTCGATCAACTCGGGAGATACCATGGAGGACACCGGTCAGAACACATGCCTGCTCAGGTTAGCATCATGCAGGATGGTGGAGGCGAGTTCCTCGATCGACTTGGTCGTCGCATCGAGGAACCGGATGCCGGCCTGGCGCATCAGGATCTCCGCTTCGCGGATCTCGTAGGCGCAGTTGTCGAGCGACGCGTAATGGCTGTCCGGCTTGCGCTCGGTGCGGATGCGGTGCAGGCGCTGGGGCGTTATCGTCAGGCCGTACAGGCGATTGCGGAAGCCGTGCAGGCTCTCCGGCAGGCCGCCTCCACGGGCGAAATCCTCGGGGATCAACGGATAGTTCGCGGCGCGCACACCGTACTGGAGCGCAAGGTAGAGGCAGGTCGGCGTTTTCCCGGAGCGCGACACGCCGACAAGGATGATGTCCGCATCCTTGAAGTCGCGCGTCGAACTGCCGTCGTCGTGCATCAGGGAATAGTTCACCGCCTCGATCCGACGGGTATAGCTGACCACGTCCTCGACGCTGTGCGTGCCGCCGACGCGGTGGCTCGACTTGGTGCCCAGTTCAGCTTCGAGCGGCGCGATGAATGTCTCGAAACAGTTGATCACCATCGCGTCGGTGGACGCACGCAGGGCGCCTGCCAGTTCGTCGCGCACGAGCGTGCTGAACACGATCGGCCGCGCGCCGTCACGCTCGCCGGCCTCGTTGATCTGCCGGGCGAGGTGACGCGTCTTCTCGATGCTGTCGATGAACGGTACCGTCACTTCGGAGAAGGCGACCTTGTCGAACTGGGTGAGCAGGCTGTGGCCCAGGGCCTCGACCGTGATGCCGGTGCGGTCGGACACGAAAAACGCGGTTCGGCGTGAGATCATCGATGTGGCGTCCGTAAGTGATCGGCTACCATACGACTTCGGTGCTCCCGGCACAATCGTCGCCGGGCGGCAGTTCATCCGGTAACAGGGAGTGGCCATGGACAAGTACGTTGTCGACTTTGCGCATCTGCGCATGTCCGACGTGGGGCAGGTCGGGGGCAAGAACGCGTCGCTCGGCGAGATGATCAGCGGCCTCTCCCACCTCGGTGTGCGCGTGCCCGAGGGGTTTGCCACGACCGCAGACGCGTATCGCGAATTTCTCGCTCACGGGGGGCTGGCCGCCCGCATCGTCGAACGGATGAAGGGCCTCGACGTAGACGACACCAACGCGCTCGCCGCGGCGGGTGCCGACATCCGCGGCTGGATCACCGCGGCACCCCTGCCGCCGGCCCTGCGTGCCGCGGTCGTCGAGTCGTACGAGAAGATGATCGCGGCAGCAGGGCCGAATGCGTCGGTCGCGGTGCGCTCGTCCGCAACCGCCGAGGATCTGCCGGACGCGTCGTTCGCCGGCCAGCAGGAGACGT of Rhodocyclaceae bacterium contains these proteins:
- the egtB gene encoding ergothioneine biosynthesis protein EgtB, encoding MSGATTDIAGCRHELQIARARMLALFDALPADGLLGPKLSIVNPPLWELGHLGWFQERWLLRPRSDGTLAPSLLKDADALYDSAAVAHGRRWELPLPGPEATRRYLSQVFERVMERLEGTGGPVSASGIGDPGDRGLAFHATVCAQHEQMHAEAFGYSRQTLGYPALPAAGRGLVGGASEAAHPPGTRSGGRSRGAEDAFFAGGPSRLGAEPGASFVYDNEKWAHRVAVAPFAMARCATSATEFAAFVDDGGYRHRHWWSDAGWAWRTAAAAQAPVYWRPMQERQGWEIRCHDAWRPLESGEPMLHVNAHEAEAWCRWAGRRLPTEAEWEYAASVAGAGGGTRRRHPWGSAVPEPGRANLWFPDIDPRPVAVDAFPAGDSPDGCRQLTGNVWEWTASAFDAYPGFTPDPYREYSQPWFGSHRALRGGSFATAASLIRNTWRNFYTPERQDVYAGFRTCALDTTK
- a CDS encoding pentapeptide repeat-containing protein; this encodes MKHQTLWYVRRDGKLLGPHPRQVVVDCLLLGRFSWDDPASQDGRVWQPLKMHSEILSAIEPLSRTRAPAPAPGEALPVSWHSERLAAARRWADDRTGIDRRTGEEARTAVELEAGGERRSSDERRRQRELLQVVLWRRLRWNLAQAYERSATPLPWAILGVVLVLAFVGAALLQRAPGAIEVSVAARAANCSSPAAPGVNWAGCERGAASLAGAKLQSARLSGSHFPGADLRRADLAYADLSGAQLSGARLRQARLFGANLSGADLGAASLDGSDLGFADLRNARIDGTRFDEAQLGNAIWIDGRRCAPASVGRCD
- a CDS encoding DUF4126 domain-containing protein translates to MVSPELIETLALASGLAWASGIRLYAVLFFAGALGRFGYVDLPGGLQWLGHPLMIAVSGLLCMLEFAADKVPGLDSLWDAVHTFIRIPAGALLAAASLGQPDSAVTLAAMLSGGALASGAHFTKAASRALINTSPEPFSNVAASTIEDALVIGGLWAALFHPAAFLALLLVFVGIMLWLLPRLWRGLRKVCLRVSALLDTGSSAPRPQ
- a CDS encoding kinase/pyrophosphorylase — translated: MISRRTAFFVSDRTGITVEALGHSLLTQFDKVAFSEVTVPFIDSIEKTRHLARQINEAGERDGARPIVFSTLVRDELAGALRASTDAMVINCFETFIAPLEAELGTKSSHRVGGTHSVEDVVSYTRRIEAVNYSLMHDDGSSTRDFKDADIILVGVSRSGKTPTCLYLALQYGVRAANYPLIPEDFARGGGLPESLHGFRNRLYGLTITPQRLHRIRTERKPDSHYASLDNCAYEIREAEILMRQAGIRFLDATTKSIEELASTILHDANLSRHVF